The sequence CCCATTTTCATGTTTTTGGCCCAGTTTCATCGTTTCCATACGCAGAACACAGGCTCTATTCCCCACCGGAGTCGCCACTTGAGGATTATCTGGTGTTGATGGAGGCTTTGGGGATCGAGCGCGGCGTTTGTGTCCATCCGAATGTTCATGGTGCCGACAATTCGGTGACGCTCGACGCAGTTGCGCGGTCCGATGGTCGTCTGCTGGCGGTGATCAAGCCACATCACGAGATGACTTTTGTTCAGCTGCGGGACATGAAGGCGCAGGGGGTCTGCGGGGTACGTTTTGCCTTCAATCCGCAGCATGGCTCGGGCGAGTTGGATACTCGTTTGTTCGAGCGTATGTTGGACTGGTGCCGCGACCTAGGCTGGTGCGTAAAATTGCATTTCGCGCCCGCTGCGCTGGACGGTCTGGCTGAACGTTTGGCGCGCGTCGATATTCCGATCATCATCGATCATTTCGGGCGGGTGGACACCGCGCAAGGTGTGGATCAGCCGCACTTCCTGCGTTTGCTCGATCTGGCCAAACTGGACCATGTCTGGATCAAGCTTACGGGGGCAGATCGTATTAGCGGTTCCGGCGCGCCATATGACGATGTCGTGCCCTTCGCGCACGCTTTGGCAGATGTGGCGCCCGACCGCCTCCTCTGGGGTTCGGATTGGCCGCATTCAGGCTATTTCGATCCGAAGCACATACCCAATGACGGCGACTTGTTGAACCTTTTGGCGCGTTTTGCCCCCGATGCTGAACTGCGTCGTAAGATCCTTGTGGACAACCCGCAGCGCCTGTTCGGGGCTGCTTGAGGAGCCGAGCCGATGCAACCTTTCGTCTACGAAACAGCCCCAGCGCGCGTCGTTTTCGGGCGCGGCACTTCGCAGAATCTGCGGCGGGAACTTGAGGCCCTGAATTTTGGCAGGGCGCTGGTTCTTTCCACGCCCGACCAAAAAGAACAATCGCTGCGAATTGCCCAGGGCCTGGGTTCTCAGCTGGCGGGGTCGTTCCACGCCGCTGCCATGCATACGCCTGTCGAGGTCACCTTGCAGGCGCTTGAGGTGCTGAAGGATGTGCAGGCCGATTGCATCGTGGCGATTGGCGGCGGCTCAACCATTGGGTTGGGCAAGGCACTGGCCCTGCGCACCGATCTGCCGCAGATCGTCGTCCCGACGACTTATGCCGGCTCGGAAATGACGCCGATCCTGGGAGAGACGGAAAACGGGCTGAAGACCACACAGCGTAATCCCAAAGTGCAGCCGAGGGTGGTTCTCTACGATGTGGACCTGACTGTGACGCTTCCGGTGCAGGCCTCGGTTACATCAGGCATGAATGCGATCGCCCATGCGGCCGAGGCATTATATGCGCGGGACGGCAATCCGGTGATCTCGCTGATGGCCGAAGAGGCGATCCGCGCGCTGGCCCATGCCCTGCCGCGTATCGTTGCCACTCCCGACGATATCGAAGCGCGCAGCGATGCCCTCTATGGCGCGTGGCTGTGCGGAACGTGCCTGGGTTCGGCCGGAATGGCGTTGCACCATAAGCTCTGCCACACCCTCGGCGGAAGTTTCGATTTGCCACATGCCCCGACCCACACGGTCATCCTCCCCTATGCGCTCGCCTATAATAGTGATGCGGCCAGGCCCGCAATGGCAGCCATCGCGCGCGCGCTGGGCATGGCGGATGCAGCGATGGGCATGAGAGCGTTGTCCATGCGGTTGGGCGCCCCGACATCGCTGCGTGAGTTGGGCATGGC is a genomic window of Novosphingobium resinovorum containing:
- a CDS encoding 4-sulfomuconolactone hydrolase, which gives rise to MTTLFEATTIPICEGPRDQTAEILFEMPPGAWDTHFHVFGPVSSFPYAEHRLYSPPESPLEDYLVLMEALGIERGVCVHPNVHGADNSVTLDAVARSDGRLLAVIKPHHEMTFVQLRDMKAQGVCGVRFAFNPQHGSGELDTRLFERMLDWCRDLGWCVKLHFAPAALDGLAERLARVDIPIIIDHFGRVDTAQGVDQPHFLRLLDLAKLDHVWIKLTGADRISGSGAPYDDVVPFAHALADVAPDRLLWGSDWPHSGYFDPKHIPNDGDLLNLLARFAPDAELRRKILVDNPQRLFGAA
- a CDS encoding maleylacetate reductase; the protein is MQPFVYETAPARVVFGRGTSQNLRRELEALNFGRALVLSTPDQKEQSLRIAQGLGSQLAGSFHAAAMHTPVEVTLQALEVLKDVQADCIVAIGGGSTIGLGKALALRTDLPQIVVPTTYAGSEMTPILGETENGLKTTQRNPKVQPRVVLYDVDLTVTLPVQASVTSGMNAIAHAAEALYARDGNPVISLMAEEAIRALAHALPRIVATPDDIEARSDALYGAWLCGTCLGSAGMALHHKLCHTLGGSFDLPHAPTHTVILPYALAYNSDAARPAMAAIARALGMADAAMGMRALSMRLGAPTSLRELGMAEADLDRAADLATQNAYWNPRPIEHGPIRNLLGRAWAGTPV